Below is a genomic region from Ziziphus jujuba cultivar Dongzao chromosome 7, ASM3175591v1.
GCTTATCAATAGTGCGGATTGTTACacgccttaaaaaaaaaaaaaaaaaaaagggaaaaaaaaaatctacagaACCAATACGAGGTGCATTATTTGGCTTTTCAATCTGGTTCATTCTCTGTAATTTTCATAACCGTGGGCTCCGgtttattaaatgtttttataatatataagatcCTGGGATTTGGAATCCTGTCGAGGGTGTTTGGTCTAGTGGTATGATTCTCGCTTCGGGTGCGAGAGGTCGCGAGTTCGATTCTCGCaacacccctttttttttttttaaataatagttCATGATTTACTGAACatgtaatagaaaaatatttttatatatccgGCAAAAAGGTAGAAGTGCACCAGCCGGGAATCGAACCCGGGTCTGTACCGTGGCAGGGTACTATTCTACCACTAGACCACTGGTGCTGTTGAAGtgataataattatcaatattatatgAAGGTGACACAAAACCGGCCCCACATCTTAGACCCTTTGAGCCTGCCCATTGTTCGCAACAAAacaagagaaaagagagaggtGAAAGTCGTAAGGTTGAGTATCCATAAAATGAAATTGTCCCCTTTGAAAGAAACGGCCGTTCTAGCAAGAACGACAATTCTGTTTGAGTCGTCCCTTTCCTGGCCTTGTAAACTAGTGGTGGGACAGGGGCGTGATGGTTGTAATATtgtgctttctttttctttgtttgctaAGAGGGGTGATTTTTGTGCTTCAAttcaaaatattcttttacTTCGACTGCACGAAATGCCTTATGAGTCTTGACGAGAGCGTGTGAGGGAAAGTGGAAGAAATTGAGTTTATTTTTCATTACGACAATTGGAAAAATATCCAGTTATGATTTATGAAACAGGCAGATAATGAAATGGTGGAGATGAATATGTCCCATCGATCTTTTATAGTAAACTCTAATTTCTGAGAAAGGACAATGAATCCAAACttgcatttattttttagacATTTTAAAACGTCAATTTTTGATTATATAGAAATTGGTTTTatcatttacattttatttttggataagcaATGTGttctttaataattattagCTGTTGTTTGTGGGAAATGACAGGTTTACTATGTCTGACGGCAAAATCAACTAATAATACGTATATAGAGTGGAGCTTCAGTTCCAATATTTGTGCAAATGTTTGGTTTTGGCTGAGAGTGTCTAAAGATCAAAAACATAGGCCGGTTTTTTATTTTACgattttttataaacatttttggGTGCTTATCAGAACAAATAATAGATTAATTAGTAGTACCTTATAATGATGggaatgatgatgataaagaaatgaagatgatgaagtCCCCGGTACTGGCATTAGAAGGACAAGTAGTAGATGCTTATTCATGGAAGCTTTATGTAAATATGCAACTTTGCTTTAGGGAGTATTTAAAAGATTGCCCATGTCCACACACCCACCATTATGATGGGCATGCATATTCAGTGTAACGGAACTGTATATTGCTTTGCATTACCACaaacttatattttataatttaagtgtataaaaaaaataaatttaagtttGGTCAAGTGGATTGACGAGGTGAATTGAATCCAATTCAAGAATTCAAATatgtctaaatttattttaaagcaCACCACAAGacaaatttattataaactAGTTATACTagtttcttctctctctctctctctctatatatatatatatatatatacacacatattttACTCTATTTGGCATAAATTTTGCTACTAtttttcccccccaaaaaaaaaaaaagaacttctcgaaaaactattttttattatctttgatTACAAGCTTTTAAAGAGGCCTAAAGCATTTCCTAAaaattgtttaaacattttcGAAGGTAGCTTTTAAGGATCTTTGATTGCGGGTGTATATAGCATTTTGTTAGGGTGTATGAAGAAATATCTTGCTTTATTTATCCTGACTCTTAGAAATGAAGGGGCCTCAACAGGTGAGCCCAATAGCAGGATTGGGCCATAGAGTACACACCATAGTCCATTAGAGGGGAGGCTGAGCCTCAAACGCCTCTACCCTACGTCCTGCAAATGGTACATGCAATTAATGGACCGGACAAATAAGGCAATGTCCTTGACACGCGTCTGTCCCACGATACGGAAAAATCACGTGGGCATAAGGACGGGGTTGTCAgagaaagttaaaaagaaatctATCCATGTAACTAGAAGCAGTTATTCCAGTTTGATGGCCTCCGTCATAGTCAACGTCATGTTTCACCAACAAAATCCATTACCCAGTGTATCATTTAACACATAGATTTTCTACCACTAAATACAATTTCGGAAACATCAAAAGGAAATTatgaaaactgaaaaaaaaaaaaataaatacaaataaaaatgaaaaggaaccGAAGGATAacgatttatatatataaatatatatataaaataatacttttttaaaatgttCAGGGAATTACTGGGCTAAAGCTTTTACACTCGGTGGATGATTTTTGCTGACCGCCTTgacagaagaagaaaatctgAGGACACCTAATCAAGCAATTATCCGTCAGTCTCACATTCGCAGAGCCTGGTTTTAGCTCCATTAAAGGACTTGGTATAACTCCGAACAAGTAATTCCCACCAAGCAATAGCCTCACGAACGGCGACACACCTGACCCGGGCACAACAGCTTTAATGGCGTACTGGGTCGGTATCATCCCCGTGAACTTGTTATTCTCCAGGGAGAGAGCCGAGAGCTTCGGCATGAAAGCGATGAAGGAAGGTAAAAGCCCTCGAAGGTCGTTGTTGCTAAGGTCTAAGGCTATGAGCGCGCTTTGGGTGGTAATAGAAATTGGGGATTGTATGAAGGATAATTGATTGAATGAGAGAGTGAGTTGTTGCAGAGATGGGTGGTTGAAGAGAATTGAAGGGACTGGACCACTGAGTCGGTTGTGACTCAGATCCATTACCTGCAAATTAACCAACATTTTTATGCTCCAAGGAATATTTCCTGTTAAGCTGTTGTTTCTCAAGGATATTTGAACCAGAGACGTCGGGAAATTTTGGGGAAGTTCGCCGGAAATGGCATTGTTGCTAGCGTCCAAGAAGTTAAGGTTTTTGAGAGAGGACAAATCGGGAAAATCGCCAACGAGCCTGTTGGATTGGAATTCGAGCCTATTCAATTTCGAGAGGCCGTTCAAACCTGGTGGAATTGTGCCCTCGAGGTTGTTGTTGTCGAGGTACAGTTCCTCGAGATTGTAGAGGGAAGATATCGAGGTGGGTATTTTGCCGGAGAATGAGTTTCCCGACAGACCGAGTCGACGGAGGTGAGTCAGGTTCGAGAACGAGTGGGGAATCGGACCGGAGAAGAAGTTGTTGGAGACGTCGAGGATTTCCAAGTAAGGGAGATTCCAGGTAGTGGAACTGGAAGAGAGCGACCCGGCATAACCCGCTTGGTCGAGAGTTAGTTCGGTGAGTCGACTCGTTCCGGCCGAGTCGATGAAATCGCACCTGAACCCGCACGTGAATTGCTCGCCGAAAAGATTGTCGCACGGGTCGACATTGAAGTCCCATGAACTCACGCACGAACCGGGACTCACTGAGCTAGAGTCTATTCCTTTTTTAAGCTCCTTCAAAACCTCTATATCCCCCCAGTAAGTCTTCGACTCTGCTCTGAGTAATAATAAACCTGCGACTAACACAAGCAGAAAAAATGCGGAGAAATTGCACGAACCCATTTGTTATAGCGAGTACTTGTGCAACTTAGATTACTTATTGAGGGGTAGGAGAATAAAAGATGAAGTGAGTAGTACAGCAAAGAACAGCCAGTTGATCAGGGCCGTTGATAGAGAATTTTGATGGTTAGGGAGAGAGAAATAGTACAATATAAAGTATGGAATGGCAGAAGGAGAAGACCCATGGCTTATTGAGCAGCTCTTTTACTTTCTTGGCTCAGAGAACTTTATGCTGAGTGGTTTCACGGGAACGTGTCAGAGCCTTCTCTATAATGCCTgtattcaaatttttggttttatgtttTGGAACTTttgattgagagagagagagagagagagagagagagagagagagagcttgcTGTTTGTGCACTATTGTTTGTCTTCGTGGCGACATCTGATTAAATAGGTCAGCGTGTTGGCCCAAGTAACTTGCTTATTGGTTTTTATTCTACGTCTTTTTCCATTATTTCTAGTTAGAGAcataagaaccaaaaaaaaaaaaaaaaaagaagagagataAAGGAGCATTAAAGAATTTCACCTTACGAATTCTGAATTATTGTGTACCGATCATGAGAACGAAATATCTAGATCATATTGAAAAAAGAGTGGAGTATATATATCATTGCTTCGTAGTTCGTACATaggtattgtattttttaaaagttaaatagagaatttttttttttttttttcttgcaagAAAGTcagaatttttcttttccctatTGTACCAATTTACTACTTCGGATATGACAAACCAGATGCTAGTTCTCCAGTAAAAATTGCTGAAAGACGTCTGCTTTTACAATTTACTTAAGAGTAGTACCAGCATAAGTTTACAATCCAAATTATTTGATCATCCTACTTCCAATAACAATTCGTAACGCACAAGGAAAGATTAGTGTTTGGCAATGAGAATCAAATGCCAGCACAGATTGCATACCCTGTAGAGTCGGTTGTTACAAAAAGAACTTTAAATTGGTGATCTGGTAAAAGTTGGTGGGTTGAATTATGCTCTTTTCCATTACATCTAACaaactttgaaatttagcaAACTCTTTCTAAAAGGCCACCCCATTTCTACAAAGCAGATTCTCATTTGGTGTTATCCAAGTTCTAACCACCCCTCATGCTCATGTTTAAAAATCCTTCTTATGTAAGACGAgctcaaattattattttcaagtgTAACAAATCATTAGCCAAATATGGGTGTAAAAAAACGTTGATAAACCAAGAGGAAGGTTCTTAATTAAAGTACTACAGAATCCAATTCTTAATTTGTCATCTTGGTGGGGCTCTGATTCTATGGAGATTACTAAATAATTTAAGGTCCCTTCGAGAATCATAACTAAGCATGATTGGTCCACCAACTATTTGGATTTACTTGCAACCATTGGACCTCCGTTAGTATTTTTATCATCACCAATTCCCCACGAAGATTTCGAAAAGTGTGAACCGTCCTCAAAAGAATACTATGCTATGCATATTActtaccagaaaaaaaaaaaaaaaaaataagagtgaaaaataaaaataccatgCTCTCCAAGTTGGTCAAGGTTTGGCCAATTACTTGGAGAGTCTACAGAATTACCGAATAGAAGACAAGTTTCATTTCTATTCGTACTGGTGTGGCCCTGCACTTCTCTGTAGAATTTTGCCTCAATTTCATCATATTCATTCAGTTTTCTTGCGAGGTCAAACCCCATTTCCAAGTAGGCGATCACGGTAAAGTGTCAAATAAGATGAGGAAAAATCAGACAAAACCAACCCGCAATGTGATTTCGATTAGACGTTTCCAATAAAAATGCTGCCTCTGCAATTTAATTGGACCTagctattaattttgtttttcatctagAAGTATCTACAAATCTGATCCTATTAATTTTGAGAGCAGATTAATAACAGTggaaaccaaaataaattactATTCCAGCTTCAGACAGAAACCACCAATTCTAATAGTTACCAAGAGATGCAGCGCAAGgtaaaataatagtttaaaataatatagatttGGACAAAACAGAGGATCAACCCAAAACAGTCGGAGTTGGAAAGAAACATAATCATCCGTAGAAAGTAAAAGGCGAGTTCAAAATGGTAGAAAGTTGCTATAAGCTATcatgcttttatatatacattataaactatttttttgtttttttttgggctatgaAAAAAAGATGTCTCCCGGTAGTATCATAGTCATCAGTTGGTAGTGCACCACACGACATTGCGGCATGTGACCATCTAGGCAATAACGGAGCTTATCAAGACTCGAACCTCAACTCCCGGACTTGCAGGCGAAGGTTGAGCGGCTTTCCATCTTTTAAAAGAAGGATCAATACGGACGTGGAAAACAAGCAATTACTGTACATTTCTAAAGTCTTTTTTCGCTTGAAGCCTTACATTCTATAACAGGTAGTAAGAGATGCTAACGAAAGAAGGGTGAATATAAGAGACTAACACACaagttataaaagaaaatttgaacaaaaatgaATATCACCTGTTGAGAGAATCTCTCTATTCATGGTTTCCCTTGGGTGACCATTGGAAGTTTGTATGCTTCTCTTGGCTATTTTTGGAAATGTTTGCAAGATAATTCATCACAGATTTGAGATTCATCTCAAAAACAAACGACATTCCTCTTATCTGAAAAAAATAGCATTCCATAAACCAACGCGCTACTGAGGAAAATTTGCATGAAACAAAGCATACCATAACAGTATCAGTTATTGCAGAATTAGATATGGCCATTTACCTCAATCAAACTACTTGAATAAAGACTCAGAAGCTGTCCATTGGCGACTTCTTTGCCATTCAAAAATATTGGACTCTTCCCAATATTTTTCAGAAAGAATGAACCATCTCCTTCCATCTTTATAAGAGCCTAGCAGAACAATTAACAGTAGTCATAATACACTTATTCTCAAATTGCAGAACCAAACTTCTAGAAAGGCATATAATAAcggccaaaaaaataattgggcACTccctttgtttgttttattcttttgcAAAAGGATGTAATTGGAAAAACCAGTACAAGAGTGCTGGCACTCTAAATTACATAACGAGCTCCTTGGCcttctataaatattaagttATTAACTATATAATGAATTGGACTATTCATTTTCTGGTATGGTATATAAATGCTTATTCATTTCTCTTTGTTATACTCATCTTACAATTAAGTAACAAGAATTTGACGAATTCAGGAGTGGGCTTACAAAAAAACCCATATCTGCTTCAATGCGATTCCCATTGGAATCCatgtataaaagaaaaagttggaGGTTTATACATATGGTATCAAAAGATTCATAACACAACAAACTTCTGAGCTGCCACCTATCAGTAAGGTAAGCATGCAAAGATATGTCAGAAATCTGAGATAAAGCCTACCTGCTTTCTGGATATTTTGTTAGCTCGTCCTTCCTTTCCCAAGTCAATGTCAACTTCATTCTCTTCTGTAGCTCTACCAAGTATGACCTATAAAGTAGAAAGCAGATGCATTAAGAAAGGAAGCAGAAGCACATAATCATGAAGATTGATAACTATTACAAGTGAAATCCTTGCCAAACAAGGAAAACTAGTAAATTACATTCAGTAGATAATAATGCTAAATACCTTCtacttggaaattttttttttttttttgggtaaatatatctagttggaaattaaaaatgtttttagacCATAATGGTAGATCCTCAACCAATCAGAGctaatccaaatatatataaaaaaggccAAACTTTAAGAATGTACCTCAGTTTTCCTAATATATTGCTTTAGATGGCGGCCATATAATATGGCAAATGCATTTCGAGATGCAATGGCTCTTTGCATAGATGATCGTGCACACTGTTCCAACCTAATGATTCTCCTTTTAGTTTCCTCATGTTGATACCTTAAAACTACAAATTACAGGAAGAACATcaaaataaaacttataatAGCAAACGCTATACTTTCATCTCATAAAGAAGTATATCCTGACAGTGATTGGCTAATTGATCCTCTTATCAAATGTATAAAAATGTCAGAAATTCAATagacaatagaaaataaaataaaaatgtatctaaCATCAAAATCAATTACCTTCTTTACTGACATATGGATCCTCATCATCTGGACATAAATCCATCTCAAGTATCTGGAAAGATAATATCACTATATTATAGGAGTAATCTACGAGAATTAAAGTTGAGAAGAGTGATAATTAATTACACCTATACGGATATACTTATAAGTCTACCATTGTTTCAATATCGGAGAAATATGGAACATTGTGAATATCACCATCAAATCCATCCTCAGATTCTTTCCTGTCTAATGCTGAAGAATTTGCTTCTGCTTCCATAAATGCTGCATTAGTAGAACATGGCTCTGTAGATATGAGTGCTGTATTTATTTCCTGTTTACAGCCATCAGTTTCAGTAAAAGATTTTTATAAGACCACAATGGACAAATATGCTTTGTACAACTACTGAGCATCCACAGTCAAACATCTATAACCTCTTTTATGAGCACTTGATTGGCAGTAGACTTGGGAGTTCCATGTGCTGATCTGCATTGACTTAAATCAGCAGCAAAATTGTTAGCATGTTTTAAGACTGGAACTAGACAGTTGCCATCAGGAAGCTCACGTTTTACTGCACAACTGACAAGTGTGTTGTTTGCCCTGGTTTTTGGGGTCGCATTCTGAAGAGCTAGAAAAGACTGAACAtggctttcttctttcttcaagCTTGTAATATCTTGCTTG
It encodes:
- the LOC107409539 gene encoding receptor-like protein 53 — encoded protein: MGSCNFSAFFLLVLVAGLLLLRAESKTYWGDIEVLKELKKGIDSSSVSPGSCVSSWDFNVDPCDNLFGEQFTCGFRCDFIDSAGTSRLTELTLDQAGYAGSLSSSSTTWNLPYLEILDVSNNFFSGPIPHSFSNLTHLRRLGLSGNSFSGKIPTSISSLYNLEELYLDNNNLEGTIPPGLNGLSKLNRLEFQSNRLVGDFPDLSSLKNLNFLDASNNAISGELPQNFPTSLVQISLRNNSLTGNIPWSIKMLVNLQVMDLSHNRLSGPVPSILFNHPSLQQLTLSFNQLSFIQSPISITTQSALIALDLSNNDLRGLLPSFIAFMPKLSALSLENNKFTGMIPTQYAIKAVVPGSGVSPFVRLLLGGNYLFGVIPSPLMELKPGSANVRLTDNCLIRCPQIFFFCQGGQQKSSTECKSFSPVIP